GAAAGGCGTATTGCCCCCCGTTGTAGGCGAACGTGTCGTATAGGGGCCCGACACTGTCCGCTTTCAACTGCGCACCGAATCCGGGGTCGCGGGCCAACGCGTCGTTGAGGTCCAGCAACACCCCCCGCTCGGCCAGTTCGGCGTAACTTAAATCCCAGGTCTGCAGTACATCTGGGCATTTGCCGCCCGCGCAGAAGGTCGACAGCTGCTGCATCACACCCGGCCCGGACAACACCGCCCGAACCTTGATGTCGGGATGTCGGCGCCGGAATTCGTTGACGACGCGCACCCTGGCCGCCGCCTCATCCGGGTTGGCCGCGAAAAAGAACGTCAACGCGTCGTCGTCGGACGCACACCCACCGGCCCACGGGGCCACCGCCGCGGCGGCGAGTACACCGGCGCCGCGCATCAAGCTCCGCCGTCCGAACGGCTTACCGAGCATCCTGCTCCCGTTCTCGCCCCATGGCCGGCGACCGCGCCGGCCGATTCCCATGTCCTTGGTACCCGATGAGGCTGGAATCTGCCTGAGACGGCCGTCGCGGCAGCGCGAGCACGGCCCGGCGCGGGCGGTCGGCCTCGGCGATGTCGATCGCGTGGATGCGGTTGTCCGCGCCGATGCCGAGCCGCAACAGGATCCGCGCGCGCCCCTGCGGGGCGATCACGATGCCGGGAACACCGTCGATCAGCATGACGACACCGGCCCGCGCGCGCTGGGCGAATCGACGGGTTTCCTCGGCGATCTCGCGGGCCCCGTGCAACTCGGCCGGCACGTCCTCGGGAACCAGCACCCGATCGACCCTGCGCACCACGTCAGGAGCCAGCAGCTCGAGCAAGGTGGCGATGTCACCGCCGCGGGACGCCGCCAAAAACGCGTCCACGACCTCGAGGTGCTGGGCCACCCGACCGGGTTGGGCGGACGAGTCGTCGTGCAGACGCGCACGCGCTCGGCTCGCCAGCTTCTTCGCGGCCGCCGGCGACCGGTCCAACACGGCGGCAATCGTCTCGAAGGGCACCGCGAACACGTCGTGCAGGACGAACGCGACGCGCTGCGCGGGCGACAGGCGATCCAGCACCACCAGCATCGCGCTGCCGACCGATTCGGCCAGCAGCACATTCTCGTCCGCAGGGCCACCCGCGCCGGAGGCCAACCGGTCGAATTCTCCCGCGTCGGCCAGCGGTTGCTCGGCACGGCGCGTGCGGGCCCGAAGCTGGTCGAACGCCGTGTGCGCGGTAATTGTCGTGAACCAGCCGGTCAGGTTGGCGACGTCGCCGATGCCGTCTGCACGGCTGGCTTTCAGCCATGCCGACTGCACCGCGTCGTCGGCATCGGCCATCGAGCCGAGCAGGCGAAACGCCACCGCCCGCAGGTGCTGACGGTCGGCGTCGAAGCGTTGTGCCAGATCCGCCAGGTTCATCAGATTTTTGGTCGCGCTCATGAGGTCACCTTTTCGGCACGGGAGTCGTCAAGACGATGACCACATCGATCGACTCTGTGCCGCAAGGAGACCACCATGACCCTACCGATTGTGCGCCGCAGCGCGCGCAGCAGCCACGCGGCTCGCCCGTGCGGAAATAGCTGCACCACAACGGATTGAACGACGAAAACGGATTGAACGACGAAAACGGATTGAACGACGAAAAAGGACCCGATCGAATGCATACCGCAAGCCTCGTGATCACGCTGCTCACGGCGATCATCACCGCCGGGATCGCCGTACCCGATTTCGTTCCCGCGAAATTCGTCCTGGCAAACTCGGCCGAGGTCGGAGTACCCCGTTCGTGGTTACCGGCGCTGGGAGCGACCAAGCTAGCCGGGGCCGTTGGACTGCTCGCCGGGCTCGTGGGCCTACCGGCTTTGGCTATCGCGGCCGCGACCGGCCTGGTCCTCTACTTCGCCGGTGCGGTGCTGACGCACCTGCGGGCACATGTGCTGTACAACATCGCTTTTCCCGGCGCGTTCCTGTGCCTGTCGGCAGCGTCGTTGGCGCTGCTGATCGGTGAGCGCTACTAGCTGGTCACGCGAGTCTTGACGGCGTCATCCTGCTTCTTGGCGACATCAAGCACGAAGTCCTGCGGAGCGGCGTCGTTGGGCCCGCTGTCGAACTCCAGGTCGACGACGACCTTGCCCTCGGCGAACACGACGTAGGTCACCGATTTGGTGTTGTCGGGCGATGGGCCGACGACGATGATCCCGTTCGTCCCGACCGAGAACGGCTGGGGTTCACCGGTGACGTACTTAGCCAGCGAGGCCGGGCGGTCTTTGGCGCCCTGGTTCGCGGAAGCCGCATCGGTGAAGACCACGAGGAGGTCGTCGATGGTATGAGTTTTGGAGGTGTTGCTGAATGTCACCGCCACCCCGGCCACGCCACCCGGGTTCTGTTGCGGCGGACCCAATGTCGTGTCGGCGCCGATATCCGCGGCCGTGATCAGCAAGTTGGAGTAGTCGCCCAGTGGCGCGGTCCCCGACGGAGCCGCGCTTGACGCGGACGACGATGCTGCCGAGCTCGACGACGCCGCGGATGTCGACGAGGACGAGGACGAGGAGGAAGATGGTTTTTCGTCTTTGCCACAGCCTGTTGTGACGGTCAGCAGAGCGGTGATCGCCACCCCAACACCGACGGTTCGTATCACACTCATCGTTTGCCTCCGTTTCATGACAGCTATTTCTACGGCACCCATCACGTCCTCGGCAATACATGCGACCATGCGATACGCGGTGCCGGGCGAAGCGGCGGTGACCTGCAGGCTCGGGTGTCGCCGCGGCGGGTGCTGGTGGAGACCGAATCAGGACTCGTGGTCAGGCAGGAAAGTAACTGATCTTATTGATGACTTTGCCTCGCCAGCCCACGTCGACGAACAAAATGCCACGCCCGTGACTGGAATTGATAGAGACGGTGACCGTGGACCCCGCACCATTCATCTTGGTCCAGTTCGCCCCACCGAGCTCGTCGGCGAGTTCGGCGATGTCGAGCGGGTCCTTGTCGCCTAACGTGATTGCGGCCGACGGTGACAGCGCACGCGCGGCGGCAAACGTATCGCCGCGCGAAACGGCGCCCAGAAATGTCTGTACCAGCTGCTGGTGCCGCGCACCCGCCCGGCGGAACCCGCGCATGAAGCCCACGGTTCCCGCTAGCCTTTGATTGCCCAGCAGATCGCGCGACAGGGCCACGGCAGGCGACACCGCTCGCGACCCGGTTCGCAGGAACTGCAGCATCATCGCGGGTAGCTCCCAGTACGCGCGCAGATGAGCAATCTGCCACTGTCCGTTGGCTTCTCGGAGGTCGTAGCGCAGGAACGCGGGGATGTACATCGTGAGCGACGAACCCATCGTCACTTCGAGCTCGAGATCGCGCAGTACGGCAGTGCCGAAGACGATGTCGAGGTCGCGATGGAAGGTGATCTCGCGCGGACCGATGAAGGTGTCGTAGAAGTTCCCGATCTGTAGATGGCCCACGTGCGGTCGCGCGCCGACCGGGTCTTCGATGCGGGCGTCGTCGGTGAACAACCCCACCCATCCGGCGCGGTCGTGCGCGGCGGCCGCCCGTGGTGACCGTTCCACCGCGGCCAGCAGGGACTCTCGATCCAGCGGCACCACCATCAGACGGTCTCAATCAATTCGACTCCAGCACTTCGCATCTCGGCCAGGACTCGCGCGACCGAACGTGGCGCGACCGCCGCCGTGAGGTCGACCAGCACCCGGGTGCTCAAACCGTTGCGTACCGCGTCCTCGGCCGTCCTGCGGACGCACTGGTCGGTGGCAATGCCCACGATGTCGACCTCGTCGACGCCGCGCCGCCGCAACCACTCGAGTAGCGACGTCCCGTTCTCGTCGGCGCCCTCGAAGCCGCTGTACGCCGCGGCGTGGGCACCCTTGCGGAATACCGCCTCGATCGGACCGTTGTCGAGGTCGGGCCGAAAATCCGCGCCGGAACTTCCGGCAAGACAGTGCGGCGGCCAGGACGACGAATAGTCCGGGTGATCGGAGAAATGGTCGCCCGGGTCGATATGGAAGTCCTTGGTCGCCACGACGTGTTCGTAGCCGGGCTCGCGGGCCAGGTAGTCGTTGATGGCGCCGGCCAGAGCGGCCCCGCCGGAGACGGGCAGCGAGCCGCCCGCGCAAAAGTCGTTTTGCACGTCGACGATGATCAGCGCTCGCACGCGCTCCACCATATCGCCGTCAGCTGCGGCGATGGAGAGGTCGGTTTGTTTGCCGACTCCCCGGGTAATCCCCCTGCCATGGTCATCCGGAAAATCGCGCGTCCCTTGTTGTCGGTTGCCTTTATCGGGCAAGGAGTCGAATCGCTGCTCAATCCCAAGAGCGCCGCGGAAGCCGCAGCGCCTGCAGTCGACGGTCTGCAGGCGTTACCGGATCAGGTTTCCCGCAACATTCCGACCGATCCCCAGACGTTCGCCCAGATAACCGCGGGTGTTCAGATCGGAGGCGGGCTGTTGCTCGCGACCGGCAAACTGCCCCGCGTCGCCTCGGCCGTACTGGCGCTGACGGTGCTACCGGCGAACTTCGGCACCTACTCGTTCTGGAACGAGACGGATCCGGAGCGCAAAGCCGAGCTGCGTCGCGGGTTCCTCAAAGACCTGAGCCTGGTGGGCGGATTGCTGATCGCGTCCGCCGATACCGCGGGCAAGCCGTCGCTCGGATGGCGCGGCCGCCGGGCAGCCGAGCGTCTTTCCGAGCGGGTGTCCTCGGCGCTACCCGGATCCGACGACACCGATTTCGGTGAGCTCGGCGAAAAGATCGCTCACGGCCTGCAGGTCAGCGCCGAACGCGGCCGCGAATTGGCCAGCACCGCAGCCGAACGAGGCGCCCCGTATGCGGAAGCCGCCCTGGACCGGGGCCGCGAATTGGCCAGCACGGCGGCCGAACGGGGCGCGCCGTACGCGGAGATCGCGCTGGACCGGGGCCGAGAGCTCGCCAGCGCCGCCGCCGAACGCAGCGCGCCACTGGCGAAAAAGGCACGCAAGCGCGGTGAGAAGCTGGCCGACGAGCTGGCCGAAAAAGCCGAAAAGGCACGCAAACGCAGCGAAAAGCTAGCGGATGAGGCGGCGGAGAAAGCCGCTCCACTGGCGAAAAAGGCACGCAAGCGCGGCGAGGAGCTGGCCGACACCGCCCGTGCGCACGGTAGCCAGTTTGCCGATGCCGCACGCGAACGAGTCGGTGCGCCGGTCAAGACCCGTCGCCGCAGGCTGCCCTGGTAGCCGCCGCGCCTCAACGCTGCCGCCGCGCCCTCGCGTTCAGGCCGGCCAAGAATATGTCGATGATGGTGTCGACGTCGTGATCGATATCGACGGTGACTCCAGGCTCGTCGGCCCCCAGGGGCTGCAATGCGTCGAATTGCGATTGCGACAGTGCGGTTGGCATGAAATGGTCTGACCTGGCTGCCAATCGCGCGCGGATCGTGTCCGGAGAGCCGCGCAGATATAAGAATTCGAGGCGCGAGCAGTGTGCGCGCAGTTGGTCCCGGTATGCGCGTTTGAGCGCCGAACAACTCGCGACCCCGCCGTCACGATGGTCCGCCAGCCACGCCCCGACCCTGTCCAGCCACGGAGAACGATCGTCGTCGTCGAGCGGATGACCGGCGCTCATCTTGGCGACATTGGCCGCTGGATGGAGACTGTCGGCGTCCACGAAGGGCACTCGCAATCGTTGTGCGAGTGCGGAACCCACCGTCGACTTGCCCGATCCGGAGACCCCCATCACCACGATGGGCGATGCCGCCGCGGTTGGCACCGCGGCTATGCCTGACGCGCGAGGTTACGGTTCCATTCCATCCAGCCGACGCCGGCACGACCGTCCGCGGTGTCGATGCTGACCCAGGCGCGCGCGAACTCGCTTACTTGTCCGTCGGGGCCGGTCAGCCGCACCGGCGCGTGGCCACGGATGTCGACGTCGCCGCTGATCCCACCGGGATCGAGGCTCAGGCTCATCTTGGTGGGTAGCCCGTCGGCGCCGAAGGCCCGCGGGTTGGTCACAGTGTGGAGCTCGGTGACGTTTCGGTCGGCGTCTTGGATGTAGCCGATACCCACCGGGGGCAGGTTCGGAATGTTGAGCTCCAAACCGTGCAAGTGGGTGCCGTCGCCCAGGTGCAGCGCGCTCCACATCCAGTCCATGCCCCACCAGTCGCGGACGCCCCACGAGTGGTCACGTTGTCCCGCAACGGAATCCATGCGATAGCTACTGTCATTGACGGTGACGGTTCCCGTTACCGTGCAAGGGATTTCGTAGCGTGTCGTCACCCGGTACTTGTAAGGAGCGCCGTCCGTGGTCCACGCCAAACTCATCGTCATGTCCACGGGAGTTCCCGGTTCGCCGCGCAATAACGCCGACGGGTCCGAATAGGACTGACCCCGCGCCCGCACGTCGACCCGATAGGTTTGTAGCGGCGTGCCGGCGGAGTGGCTGATTTCGAAGGCGTCGGTGCGCAACACCCACGGGTTTGCGGGCAACGGAACCTCGTAATCGAGAACGGCGACGGTCGGTAGGTCAGGTCCGCACAGCAGCACCTGGACCCACGCCGCCCGTTGGTTTGCGACCAGACCGATGCGAAACCAGCCACCGAATCCCTGTGCCGGATCGACGAAGTCGGCATACCAGCTCTCGCTCCAGAGCGGTTCGTCGCTCGGGCTGTGTGCGAGTTCGTCGTCGTCCGATGGCCGCAACGGCTCCGGCGCTGCCGCATCCGGCAGTGTCGCCAAGGCGTCGGTGTCGAGCACATGATCGCAGTGCCGTTGCAGCATCGTCATGAACATTCGGTCGCCGCGCTCGGTGCGTTCCACCAGCATCGACGAAACGATCGCCATCATCACACCGAAAAAGCCTTGCCGCCGAACACCTTCGGCGATCTCGGCAAGCGTGATCGGCGCTTGCGGGCCGAGCGCCTCGTGGTAGGCCCGCAGCAACTCGTCATAGTGCGCCCGGCGATCTTCCGTCGGCAGTGCGCACCCCAGGTAGTAGGCCAGGTCGGTCAGCGCCGGGCCCCAGGAGACGGTTTGCCAATCGACGACGGTCAGCGGGCGGTCAGCTCCGTCAAGGCCGAACAACATGTTGTCCAGGCGATAGTCGCCATGCACCAGGCCCTGGATCGCGTTGCGCTCCCCTTCAGCAGCCAGGTAGGCGTCGAACGCGCCGACCAGGCGTTCGCACACCAGCCGGTGCGCCGGCGCGATCTGGTCGCCATAACGGTCGAGGAAGCCGGCGTACAGCGGCGTGATCATTGCCTGGTTGAGCGGAGCCTCGCGGTTCAGCCACGGCGCGTCGGCCAGTGCCGTGTCGCCGAGCAGCGGGCCGTGCAGCCGACCCAACTCAACTACACCGAGTGTGGCCTGTTCGATTGTGGCGCCGGCGATTTCGTCGCCGACGACCGCCGGACCGGCATCGCCGAGCAGTAGGTCGAAAACCCCCGTCGAAGTGTCGATCGCCGCGTGATAGCAGGGTGCTATCGGTCCACCCAGGCGCGGGGCGATGTCCGTGTAAAAACGAACTTCGCGCTCGTAGAGGCCCAGCGCCGATCCGGTTTGCCGGCTCACCGCATCGCTGGCCGCGACCTTCAACACCACCGACTCGGGTCCCGCGGCGCCATTGGAGTAGCCGAGCCTGACGCGGTAGCACTCACTCATCTGGCCGGTGCCGATGCGCTCCACTTGGAAGCCGGCGACCTCTCCGGCGCCGATCACGGCGGTCAACCACGAAGCCGTGAGGTCACCGGGTCGTTCGACTGGCTGGGTCTTCATTGACGTCCTCTGCCGAATTACTGACGGTTTAGCGTGCCCCGTCAGCGTGCCAGGTCACTGCGCCAATGAGAAGCCGGCCCACGCCATCCTGCGATGCGGGTGCGGATCGAACTCGATACGCCACTTGCGGTCGAAGACCATCACGGCGCGGTCGTCGACGGTGTAGGCCGGCCAGTCGTCACCCGGCACCCCGCTGCGACTGAACGCCCGCCAACGACGTTGCACCTCGTTACTGACCCGGAGCGCGGCGCGCTGGTCGGCCGCGGCGGTCAAGAACGCACCGAGCCGGGTGCGGTAGAAATCGAAGACGGCTAGCAACTCGGTCGCGTGGGTAGCTCCCAGACCCGACCAGCGCAGCATCCGCGGTGCGTAGTCGTACCGATACAGGTAGGTGGGCGCGTGGCTGCTGTGCGCCTCGGCGATCTGCCAGGCCGCCGAGCTGAAGGCGAAGTCACCGCCGAGCTGGATGCATGCCGAGGACGACGGATAGTCCGGGTAGGCGGCGGTAATGCGTTCGCGGGCAGCCGGTTCCGCGTCGGCCAGCATCTCTTCGATCATCGTTTGGTTGGTGGGCAGCATGCGCAGGAAGCGGGTGAACAGCCGGCCTTCTTCGGCGTTGGTGCCGACGATGAGCGGGACGCGATGCGCCCGACCGCATTGCATCGCTTCAACGGGGTCGATGGGCAGCATGTCGTCGCCGATCACCGGGCCGATCGGGAATGCGCCCAGCCTGTTCTCCATGCCTTGATCGATCAGTTGCTGTTGTAGTTCCACGAGCTGGGCCGCGGGTGCTTGCATCAGCGCGCTGGCGGCATCCTCGGGGCGCGCGCCCAGCAGGTTGGCGAACCGCGTCGCGAACTGGGCCGAAATCTCCTTCGACCGCACCAGGCCGGAGGCCGGACTTTCCGAGATCGCCTGAGCAAACAGGCCTTCGGCGGCGGGCACGGCCAACAATGTGGCGGTGATGCACGCGCCCGCGCTTTCGCCGAAGATGGTGACATTGCCCGGATCCCCACCGAATCCCGCGATGTTGTCGCGCACCCATTGCAATGCGAGCACCAAGTCGCGCAGGTACAGGTTGCTGTCGATGGCGTTGTCCGGGGTGGACAGTGACGATAAGTCAAGACATCCCAGCGCACCCAGCCGGTAGTTCACCGATACGTACACACAACCGCGGCGGGCCAGCGCCGCGCCGTCGTAGAGCGGGACCGCCGAGCTGCCCAGGATGTATCCGCCGCCGTGAACGAACACCATGACGGGCAGCGGTCCGTCATGGCCGGATTCCGGCGCGACGACATTGAGGGTGAGACAGTCCTCACTCATGGGCTGGTATTTGCCGACACCGAGCAACGTGTACCGACGCTGCTGGGGCGCGCAGTTGGTGAAGCCGTGACAATGACGCACGCCCGACCAGGGCTGGGCGGGCTGCGGCGCCCTGAAGCGCAGCCGCCCGACCGGCGGCCGGGCATACGGGATGGATCGCCAGCGGTTGACGCCATCGCGGCTGAAGCCTTCGACGATGCCGTTGGCGGTGCGTGCGCGGATAGTGCGCTCGTGCATACGCCGACGGTAGCCGACACTACGTATGTAGGGCGCGCGGAGCGCCTAAATCCACGGTGTGACGGTTAGCCTGTCGGGATGCGAATGGCCGCGTTGGTCACAGTCTCGGTGCTGCTGGCCGGATGCTCGCACAGCGGCGGCGGCCAGTCGGCGCAGAGCCAGGGCCCGAACACGACAGCGGTCCCTGGCTCTTCCCCGGCCACCACGGTCTCGCCGGCGAGCAAACCGTCGGCCCTACCAGCGGCGGGTGCGCCGATCTCGGACGTCATTGCGTGGATCGAAGCAGGTCATCCTGCCGATCCGGTCCGCTATCACGCCGTCACGCGCGACGGCGTGACCACGCAGCTCGGCAACGACATCGCCTTCAGCGTCCCGGCCGCAAAAGTCGCATGTACGACGGACTCCGCGCACACCGGCGGCGCGCTGACCTGTCTGGTCGATCTGGCCGGTCCCCCGCCCCGGCCGGACACGGCCTACGGCGAATGGAAAGGCGGTTGGGTCACCTTCGACGGAGCGAACCTGCAAGTCGGGGCCGCCCGCGCGGATCCGGGCCCGTTCGTCAATGGAAATGGGGCCGAGCTGGTGGGCGGGGACACGTTGTCCTATGACGACTACCGCTGTCGCGCCGACCCGGCTGGCCTGTTCTGCGTGAACTACGCGCACCAATCGGCCGCAGGGTTCAGCGGAGCCGGAATCCAACAGTTCGGCTGCCTGCGTTCGGTGCCGCCGCCCGACGGCGTGGGGGTAGCGTTCGGCTGCTGATCTCAAGCTCAGGAAGACAGGATCGTCGCCGACAGCTCGCTCATCTCGTCGGCAGGGCTCCGACTCCGGGCTAGGTATAGCCCGGCTCGTCGTGGATCGCGTCGAGCTGGTCGTCGTAGCGCCGCTCGCTAGGCGACATCGTCACCAACTCACTGGAAGTTCTTTCATGCCATAGATATTGGCTTCCTTGAATTTCAGCTCCTCGGGCGACACCGCCAATTTGAGCCCGGGCAGCCGCCGCGCCAGCGTAGCGAAAGCGACCTGCATCTCGACGCGGGCCAGGTTCGCTCCGATGCATTGGTGCGCGCCGTATCCGAATCCCAAGTGCCCGCGAGTGTTTCGGTCGACGTCGAAGCTTTCGGGATTGTGTGCGTATTCGGCGTCCCAGTTCCCGGCGGGCAGATTCATGATGACGAACTCCCCGGCGCGAATCAGCTGACCACCGATCACGAGATCTTCGGTCGCCACGCGATCGACCTGGCTGTGCACGATGGTCAGGTAGCGCATCAGCTCTTCGACGATATTCGCAATGACAGCGGGATCGTCGGTTTGTCCGAGACGCTCGAATACGTCGCGATGTTCCAGCAGCGCAACCGTTCCCAGCGAGACCATGTTGGCGGTGGTTTCGTGGCCGGCCTGCATCATGATCACACCGTTCATGGCCGTGGTGGCGTGGTCGAGTTGGCCCGTCGCCACGTATTCGGTGACGAGGCGGCTGATCAGATCATCGCCGGGTTCGCGTGTCTTGCGCTGGACCAACTCTTCGATATAGGCATACATCGCCCCGAAGGCTTG
The DNA window shown above is from Mycobacterium sp. Aquia_216 and carries:
- the pncA gene encoding pyrazinamidase PncA, whose protein sequence is MRALIIVDVQNDFCAGGSLPVSGGAALAGAINDYLAREPGYEHVVATKDFHIDPGDHFSDHPDYSSSWPPHCLAGSSGADFRPDLDNGPIEAVFRKGAHAAAYSGFEGADENGTSLLEWLRRRGVDEVDIVGIATDQCVRRTAEDAVRNGLSTRVLVDLTAAVAPRSVARVLAEMRSAGVELIETV
- a CDS encoding cytochrome P450, with protein sequence MSTTSEVRSDADLPALPLPRAAHCPLAPPAVFAEWRDEPGLRQAMFQGNPVWVISRYQDIRTALVDPRLSAKTIPDSIMPKDADNKVPVMFARTDDPEHQRLRRMMTSNFTFRRCESMRPQIQETVDHYLGQMIGNGAPADLVLEFALPVPSLVIALLLGVPPEDLGLFQHYTTLGLDQSSSDEVKGQAFGAMYAYIEELVQRKTREPGDDLISRLVTEYVATGQLDHATTAMNGVIMMQAGHETTANMVSLGTVALLEHRDVFERLGQTDDPAVIANIVEELMRYLTIVHSQVDRVATEDLVIGGQLIRAGEFVIMNLPAGNWDAEYAHNPESFDVDRNTRGHLGFGYGAHQCIGANLARVEMQVAFATLARRLPGLKLAVSPEELKFKEANIYGMKELPVSW
- a CDS encoding sigma-70 family RNA polymerase sigma factor, with product MSATKNLMNLADLAQRFDADRQHLRAVAFRLLGSMADADDAVQSAWLKASRADGIGDVANLTGWFTTITAHTAFDQLRARTRRAEQPLADAGEFDRLASGAGGPADENVLLAESVGSAMLVVLDRLSPAQRVAFVLHDVFAVPFETIAAVLDRSPAAAKKLASRARARLHDDSSAQPGRVAQHLEVVDAFLAASRGGDIATLLELLAPDVVRRVDRVLVPEDVPAELHGAREIAEETRRFAQRARAGVVMLIDGVPGIVIAPQGRARILLRLGIGADNRIHAIDIAEADRPRRAVLALPRRPSQADSSLIGYQGHGNRPARSPAMGREREQDAR
- a CDS encoding gluconokinase — encoded protein: MGVSGSGKSTVGSALAQRLRVPFVDADSLHPAANVAKMSAGHPLDDDDRSPWLDRVGAWLADHRDGGVASCSALKRAYRDQLRAHCSRLEFLYLRGSPDTIRARLAARSDHFMPTALSQSQFDALQPLGADEPGVTVDIDHDVDTIIDIFLAGLNARARRQR
- a CDS encoding DoxX family protein yields the protein MVIRKIARPLLSVAFIGQGVESLLNPKSAAEAAAPAVDGLQALPDQVSRNIPTDPQTFAQITAGVQIGGGLLLATGKLPRVASAVLALTVLPANFGTYSFWNETDPERKAELRRGFLKDLSLVGGLLIASADTAGKPSLGWRGRRAAERLSERVSSALPGSDDTDFGELGEKIAHGLQVSAERGRELASTAAERGAPYAEAALDRGRELASTAAERGAPYAEIALDRGRELASAAAERSAPLAKKARKRGEKLADELAEKAEKARKRSEKLADEAAEKAAPLAKKARKRGEELADTARAHGSQFADAARERVGAPVKTRRRRLPW
- a CDS encoding DoxX family protein codes for the protein MHTASLVITLLTAIITAGIAVPDFVPAKFVLANSAEVGVPRSWLPALGATKLAGAVGLLAGLVGLPALAIAAATGLVLYFAGAVLTHLRAHVLYNIAFPGAFLCLSAASLALLIGERY
- a CDS encoding DUF7064 domain-containing protein, which produces MKTQPVERPGDLTASWLTAVIGAGEVAGFQVERIGTGQMSECYRVRLGYSNGAAGPESVVLKVAASDAVSRQTGSALGLYEREVRFYTDIAPRLGGPIAPCYHAAIDTSTGVFDLLLGDAGPAVVGDEIAGATIEQATLGVVELGRLHGPLLGDTALADAPWLNREAPLNQAMITPLYAGFLDRYGDQIAPAHRLVCERLVGAFDAYLAAEGERNAIQGLVHGDYRLDNMLFGLDGADRPLTVVDWQTVSWGPALTDLAYYLGCALPTEDRRAHYDELLRAYHEALGPQAPITLAEIAEGVRRQGFFGVMMAIVSSMLVERTERGDRMFMTMLQRHCDHVLDTDALATLPDAAAPEPLRPSDDDELAHSPSDEPLWSESWYADFVDPAQGFGGWFRIGLVANQRAAWVQVLLCGPDLPTVAVLDYEVPLPANPWVLRTDAFEISHSAGTPLQTYRVDVRARGQSYSDPSALLRGEPGTPVDMTMSLAWTTDGAPYKYRVTTRYEIPCTVTGTVTVNDSSYRMDSVAGQRDHSWGVRDWWGMDWMWSALHLGDGTHLHGLELNIPNLPPVGIGYIQDADRNVTELHTVTNPRAFGADGLPTKMSLSLDPGGISGDVDIRGHAPVRLTGPDGQVSEFARAWVSIDTADGRAGVGWMEWNRNLARQA
- a CDS encoding ketosteroid isomerase family protein, translating into MVVPLDRESLLAAVERSPRAAAAHDRAGWVGLFTDDARIEDPVGARPHVGHLQIGNFYDTFIGPREITFHRDLDIVFGTAVLRDLELEVTMGSSLTMYIPAFLRYDLREANGQWQIAHLRAYWELPAMMLQFLRTGSRAVSPAVALSRDLLGNQRLAGTVGFMRGFRRAGARHQQLVQTFLGAVSRGDTFAAARALSPSAAITLGDKDPLDIAELADELGGANWTKMNGAGSTVTVSINSSHGRGILFVDVGWRGKVINKISYFPA
- a CDS encoding carboxylesterase/lipase family protein, giving the protein MHERTIRARTANGIVEGFSRDGVNRWRSIPYARPPVGRLRFRAPQPAQPWSGVRHCHGFTNCAPQQRRYTLLGVGKYQPMSEDCLTLNVVAPESGHDGPLPVMVFVHGGGYILGSSAVPLYDGAALARRGCVYVSVNYRLGALGCLDLSSLSTPDNAIDSNLYLRDLVLALQWVRDNIAGFGGDPGNVTIFGESAGACITATLLAVPAAEGLFAQAISESPASGLVRSKEISAQFATRFANLLGARPEDAASALMQAPAAQLVELQQQLIDQGMENRLGAFPIGPVIGDDMLPIDPVEAMQCGRAHRVPLIVGTNAEEGRLFTRFLRMLPTNQTMIEEMLADAEPAARERITAAYPDYPSSSACIQLGGDFAFSSAAWQIAEAHSSHAPTYLYRYDYAPRMLRWSGLGATHATELLAVFDFYRTRLGAFLTAAADQRAALRVSNEVQRRWRAFSRSGVPGDDWPAYTVDDRAVMVFDRKWRIEFDPHPHRRMAWAGFSLAQ